TAGGGAACTCTATATATAGATTTGGACAATCATCATTTCTTGATGTTGAGTTGTGACAAAATCTCAATCTTAACAAATACTCATTGCAATTTGAACGAAATGTCATTTAATCctagagtaagtctcttgtgagacggtctcatgaatctttatctgtgagtcgggtcaaccatatcgatattcacaataaaaagtaatactcttagcataaaaaatattactttttcatggatgacccaaataagagatccgtctcacaaaatacgacacgtgagagCGTCTTatataagtttttgtcttaatcctaattttaatgttttgataatttttattaaagcTTTTATAATTATCtagattaaataaaaaaatttaattttgaaaattttgaatcaaATTACTTATTACTATCAAATTTGATTATGGTATTTTGGTCAATTTTTAATATCTAAATCTAAAATTAGTAAAAGGTTAAATCTGGGATGCTGTAAATGAATAATATAACTAACAATATTAAGagtctattttttattttaaaagggtcTTTATAATTAATTGTAATTAATATCAACTTAACTAACATTgttacatatttaaaaattaggtctattgtgagacgatctcataaaTGAGACTGTCAACCTTACCTAGGGATGGAAATTTTCCCCTTGGTTTCGGGGCTCCGCGGGGAAAACTCGAAACGGGACGGGTTCGGAGATGGGGATTTTATCCCCGCGGATTCGGGGACGGGGATTCCCCGATTAGGTAGATCCGGGGATGGGTGCGGAGATGGAAGCGGGGATATAATTAGGGGACGGAAATGAGGATGGCAAATCCGCCCCATCCCGtcccattgccatccctaatcttaccgatattcacaataaaaagtaatatttttagcataaaaagtaatatttttttatgaattatcaaaataagaaattcgtctcacaaaatacgaccgttTTACTCAAGTTTTtgcaattttaaataaataacctATCTCCTTCCTCTTCGCATTCTGGGCTGGTGTCAGGTTCGATACTCAAGCAATTCGGTTCCGGAACTATCACCGGAGAATGAGTCCTCTGCCCGAATATATACTTCTCTGTCGCTTTCTAGACGTCGCTCTTCGCCCTTTCTCAGTAACGTGCCTCTTCACTTTTTTCTAGTCTATAAtcctaaaaaaaatacaaacaaatCATTCTAGATTATAACCCGTCTTTGTTTTTTGTTTCTTGAAATTTTCTTGTTATAATTTTGATAATCTGCAGCATCTTGGAGCTGAATTTTTAACCCAGGAAACTGAGAAAGAACTTTTAATCGCTCTATCTCAGGTTCAGCTTATTGATACAGATTCTATTGAACTGTACTTGGAATTTTTAATCGATTTcttcaatatatatttttaattttcttgaagaaggTATCTtggttttaattgattaatttcaGGTTTTCACACAAGTTAAGAAGTGGACGCACCAACTCGGTTCCCAGTCAAAATTTGATCCTGACGAGGTTTGTACTCTCTGTTTAGCCTCCCGCACATAATGAAATTCTATACGTTTCAAAACTTTTAGATTCCCTCTCCGAAGAAGAAAATTTGTTACCAGGAGTTGGACCTTTCTAATAGCGGGGAATCTTTAGTTCCCGCAACTTCATATTTGGACAATCGTCGTTGTTTGGCCAAGATCATTGGCGACCTGGTAAATCTTGCTTCTCACGCTTAATAATGAGCTACAACGTGATGTTTTTCTGATTAATCCCGTACTAATTGCATTGTTTGTTACAATCTTTTTTGTTTGtgtttttcttccaatttttaCTCGTGTTCCAGATCAGCATAGGCATATTATACTTATCAATGTTGCCTTAACTAGCACACCAAATGCTCCCTTGAAAGATTGAAATACAAATTGTCTGTCTGAAATTTGCTTTGATTATTAATCAGTTATCTCTTAGCAGAGACACTTGGTTGTGTACGCTTCTAATATTTTTGTTCTTGATTTTTTCGTGTATAGTTAGTACTTACTCTCTTCACTATCTATATGTCCTAGGTGTTCTTGTTTGCTGTCAACAATCCATATGCTCAACACTTGGTGGGGAACACTCTTCTAGCCAGTTCCAAGTTTGTGATTGCGTCAGTATGTTTAATTTGTGGTACCATATTTTTCTTGTCAAATGTGGCATCTCTAGTTGTGTTTCCTGTTCTAACATTGTGTTTTCTTTGCAGGGGAGCAGTTGGGAAATCTTCATGCATCTTTTGTGTCTTTTCTTGGAATTGACAATCAGTAGCACTCTTTCATCTTCGCGTAAAGCTAGTGCATTGGcaacaaaaatttcaaattatggCTTGTCAATACCAAATTGGTTATTGACGTCGAAACCTGAAAGTGCTAAATGGTATGTTGTGACAGCTATAATTCGGGTTTTACGAAACATACTCAAATATCTAAAACAAGATGGTGATGGCAAAACCATGAAAGCGTACCTAGATTCTGTTGGCTCGTTGTTATTAAATGTTTCATGGGATTTTTTGAGTGAGATCATTGTTGATTGTAATGCTGAAGCTCTGAGAGGCTATGATAAAGATGTTTCACTTCACTCGAAGCTTGTACATCCGAGAGAAATGGAAATGTTATGTGGCAATCTTCTTCAGTTTCTCTGCTCCTTTGTGGATCAAATAGACGAAGTGGATGATGGAGTGAGGCCTTCTGCACATATCTGTCAAATAAATGATCTTGTACTTAAACTTGTAGACTGCTGCCATGACAAGCTACAAAGTCTTAATCATATCTCCATTTTGCAATACTCCAGACACAAGATACTGGTGAGTTGTGTCAATCCTGCATTTTGTCCTGTGAAGTGAAGCTGTAAATCTTCTTCATTTTAGTTATTTGCATGTAAAAAATATATTGCATGCATTGATAACTGATTCTGGTTGCAATTCAAGTGCTTAAGAAATTGGCTACCATGTTAATAATTATGAAGTTGACGTTTATTCTAATCGGTTGCCATTTTACCATCAAACTCTTGTGTATCTTTGTTACTTGTTATGTTTTTTCCACTCTGTGGAAGTCTTTTAGTTTGTAATTTGAAAGATGTCAATTTTTACAGCTCTGAATTCCAGGAAATAATATGTTAAGCCGAATGCGGCATTCactgtttttttttgtttctatcATGTTCATGTGTTTGATATCTATACCATACCTTAATTTCTTGTAGATGAAGATTCAAAAACATGCTGCTCTTTCTGTCTTTTTATCTTCAATTTGCTCATCCCTTTGGACCCAGCCTGATTTTGATTACTTTTTTCTTTGCAAAATAgtgttaatttatatttttcttacatATTTGTTTGCATTAGATCAGCATCTATGGTCAACTGAATTGATATTAAAATCACAGATGCTAATGGTCAAACTTAGTTCCCAAAGGTATGTTAAGGATATCGTATGGATTCATCTTATCCACAAGTACTTTGAAGATCTACTGTTTCAACCATTATCAGGAGGAAAGCCTGACGAGACTTCTTCTGTGGAAGACTCGCCTTTCTGTAGTAGCATTTCTGAACCAGGAAAACTGGATATGATGTCTCACCATCTGCAAAGGCTTGCAACTTTTGTTTTCCTTAAATTTTCCATGAATTTGGTCAGCTCAAAAGAAAATAGCGATAAAAAATGCACCCATGAAGATCTGAGGCTCTGTTTGATGTCTGATAGGAGTTTGGATTCCGAGCAGTGTGCTAAATGTCAAGGTTTATCCGATCTTCAGAAATGGCTTCAAGTGCATGTTCCTGCTGATACTTTCATGTACAACAAATTACATTTTGATCGATGTGTGAGATTTACACGGTCTTTTCTTCAGCTGTATATACATGAGGTTTGTCTTACTTCTGTCTGCGAGTTTCCAATATATGCTTCTTTCAGTTTCTATTTTATCATCCCTACATCTTTTCTGctatttacttttaaaataaccATTTCATTGCATATCTACAATACAACGGTTAGGCTTGCTATTTGTTGTACCATGTTTTTGTATTCCAGTTATCAGGAATAAAACttattttaggattttattaGCGTATTGCAGGATTTGGAAAGTAGTAGTGCAATCACGCTTCTTGTTTGTGTCAGGAAACTCTGTGGAGTTGATAATGAACTATTTAGTTCTTGTTATTTGGTGTCCTGTAGTTTTACGTATTATTTCCTCTTTTCTTTTCTGTCACTTGTACTTATTCAGTAAAACATACATCATGATAACCACACATTTGATATGTTGTTCATTTTGAGCAGACATATCTCAAGCGCGCCAAACACTTGTTATTCTGATTCCTTTTGTTCTTTTGCATTGTAGGATGACATCCTGTTTCAAATGCTCTTGCAATTTTTCTGTTTGCCATTTTATCCAAAGCATCAGTAAGTGATTCAAATGTCCCTTTTGTGGCCGTCGTGGCAAAGAGTTTCTAATGGATATTTTGTAACCCCTTGCAGGTTTACTGAGAGCGAGGCCCTTTTAACGGTGAAGAATCATAAATTCTTTATGGCTTCACTTTTATTTAATCCtcttcacctttttcatttattTCTTGCTGAGGTAAGTTGATGGTAAAAATTAAACGGTAAGCAGTGGATAACTGAATACTTGATTCTTTTACGCgtttttacatgcttttaccTCTCACGCAGATACTCTATGACCACCAAGTACTTCTTGATTACCTCATCTCGGGGGACTCTGGTTCCAGTTGTGCTGAATACCTTTTGAGGTATGTACTCTgaaatatctttattttttctccATCTTCCCTTGTGTGATAGAACAAGACCATTTTTTCCTTGCCGGTTCTCTGGTAAGCTTCATACCTATATATCTCTTACACTAGTCTCTCTGTTTTTACTTTACATGGTGTCAGATCGTTACGCCTTGTATGCGATTCATGGGACCTATTTCTTGAGTTTCCGGGCGTGAAAGAAGGTTCGAGCGGATCAAATTCTAAGAGGCAAAGGGTTTTGGTGGACAGTTCAGCTCTTCAGGAAGCAGCATCTCCTGCAAACATTGACTCTCAAATATCTTGTTCAATCAAGCAAGAGCATAATAAACTTAGACTACCGTTTTTGGCTGCTAGGGATTGTTTGATTTCATTGAGAATATCCATTGAAAGCTTGAACCAAAGGAATCTATTTCCATATAATCCACA
This sequence is a window from Primulina tabacum isolate GXHZ01 chromosome 17, ASM2559414v2, whole genome shotgun sequence. Protein-coding genes within it:
- the LOC142531084 gene encoding uncharacterized protein LOC142531084 isoform X1; the encoded protein is MSPLPEYILLCRFLDVALRPFSHLGAEFLTQETEKELLIALSQVFTQVKKWTHQLGSQSKFDPDEELDLSNSGESLVPATSYLDNRRCLAKIIGDLVFLFAVNNPYAQHLVGNTLLASSKFVIASGSSWEIFMHLLCLFLELTISSTLSSSRKASALATKISNYGLSIPNWLLTSKPESAKWYVVTAIIRVLRNILKYLKQDGDGKTMKAYLDSVGSLLLNVSWDFLSEIIVDCNAEALRGYDKDVSLHSKLVHPREMEMLCGNLLQFLCSFVDQIDEVDDGVRPSAHICQINDLVLKLVDCCHDKLQSLNHISILQYSRHKILMLMVKLSSQRYVKDIVWIHLIHKYFEDLLFQPLSGGKPDETSSVEDSPFCSSISEPGKLDMMSHHLQRLATFVFLKFSMNLVSSKENSDKKCTHEDLRLCLMSDRSLDSEQCAKCQGLSDLQKWLQVHVPADTFMYNKLHFDRCVRFTRSFLQLYIHEDDILFQMLLQFFCLPFYPKHQFTESEALLTVKNHKFFMASLLFNPLHLFHLFLAEILYDHQVLLDYLISGDSGSSCAEYLLRSLRLVCDSWDLFLEFPGVKEGSSGSNSKRQRVLVDSSALQEAASPANIDSQISCSIKQEHNKLRLPFLAARDCLISLRISIESLNQRNLFPYNPQVLLRRLFQFEELCAWSDKF
- the LOC142531084 gene encoding uncharacterized protein LOC142531084 isoform X2 yields the protein MSPLPEYILLCRFLDVALRPFSHLGAEFLTQETEKELLIALSQVFTQVKKWTHQLGSQSKFDPDEVFLFAVNNPYAQHLVGNTLLASSKFVIASGSSWEIFMHLLCLFLELTISSTLSSSRKASALATKISNYGLSIPNWLLTSKPESAKWYVVTAIIRVLRNILKYLKQDGDGKTMKAYLDSVGSLLLNVSWDFLSEIIVDCNAEALRGYDKDVSLHSKLVHPREMEMLCGNLLQFLCSFVDQIDEVDDGVRPSAHICQINDLVLKLVDCCHDKLQSLNHISILQYSRHKILMLMVKLSSQRYVKDIVWIHLIHKYFEDLLFQPLSGGKPDETSSVEDSPFCSSISEPGKLDMMSHHLQRLATFVFLKFSMNLVSSKENSDKKCTHEDLRLCLMSDRSLDSEQCAKCQGLSDLQKWLQVHVPADTFMYNKLHFDRCVRFTRSFLQLYIHEDDILFQMLLQFFCLPFYPKHQFTESEALLTVKNHKFFMASLLFNPLHLFHLFLAEILYDHQVLLDYLISGDSGSSCAEYLLRSLRLVCDSWDLFLEFPGVKEGSSGSNSKRQRVLVDSSALQEAASPANIDSQISCSIKQEHNKLRLPFLAARDCLISLRISIESLNQRNLFPYNPQVLLRRLFQFEELCAWSDKF